A part of Desulfomicrobium baculatum DSM 4028 genomic DNA contains:
- a CDS encoding methyl-accepting chemotaxis protein: protein MFNTQSIKFTTKLFTGILSILILSLVSVIAVTNILVKDGLESLGRDALENINNSVFASLETQNSLLLEKLVGDMTILEGELDRYGSFDLDPSYMLDRTIINQVSKESEQVSIPRLMLDGTVMNGNTGIVDKVQYMTGGVTTIFQVMEDKLLRVSTNVRINETDRAVDTYIPADSPVYKTVMSGETYTGRAFVVDDWYVTSYKPVYNADDKIVAVLFVGRKILTPQLREMLTTIKAGGAGYFFVYNSKGEVLIHPSLEGKNIFEVPGIDEFFRNHKGGFLDYEWNGEHKITYTRHFEPWDWHLAVGLSDAQMIRGLDKEIITKCIFVGIGVMLLGVLIAVLLIRSIARPLNQLAGKSLQVAEGDYTIAFTHPAKDAIGHLSDALNTMVARTKDMLGEINTATQSLATASTQLSAISSQMTEGSAQTAHMATTVSNAAEEVSGNMNSVSAAMEQASMNMTTVASAAEEMSATIQEIAQNSERAKNTTTNAVSKAKAASGRVDELGAAAKEISLVTSTITAISSQTNLLALNATIEAARAGEAGRGFAVVANEIKELAQQTAKATEDIRERITGIQSVTTQTVGDISDITGVIAEMNEIVGTIAAAVEEQSVTTRDIAENVGQASTGITEINSNVATSSSMTHSISTDIEKVRSASDEMTASSQTVQQSAMELSELAERLRDQVSRFKI, encoded by the coding sequence ATGTTCAACACCCAGTCCATCAAATTCACCACCAAGCTGTTTACCGGGATACTGTCCATCCTGATATTGTCCCTGGTTTCGGTCATCGCGGTCACGAACATACTCGTGAAAGACGGGCTGGAAAGTCTCGGGCGGGACGCATTGGAAAATATCAACAACTCCGTTTTCGCCTCTCTGGAAACCCAGAACTCCCTTTTACTCGAAAAGCTCGTCGGCGACATGACCATTCTGGAAGGCGAGCTGGACCGCTACGGTTCTTTTGACCTGGACCCGAGCTACATGCTGGACCGAACCATCATCAATCAGGTCAGCAAGGAGTCCGAACAGGTCAGCATACCCAGGCTCATGCTCGACGGGACGGTCATGAACGGCAACACGGGCATCGTGGACAAGGTGCAATACATGACCGGCGGAGTGACCACCATCTTCCAGGTCATGGAAGACAAGCTCCTGCGGGTTTCCACCAACGTGCGCATCAACGAGACGGACCGCGCGGTGGATACATACATCCCCGCCGACAGCCCTGTGTACAAGACCGTCATGAGCGGAGAAACCTACACCGGCCGAGCCTTTGTGGTCGATGACTGGTATGTGACCTCATACAAGCCCGTCTACAACGCAGACGACAAGATCGTGGCCGTCCTCTTTGTGGGCCGTAAGATACTGACCCCACAGCTGCGCGAGATGCTGACCACCATCAAGGCGGGCGGAGCCGGCTATTTTTTTGTGTACAACTCCAAAGGAGAGGTGCTCATCCACCCCTCCCTCGAAGGGAAAAATATCTTTGAAGTTCCGGGGATCGACGAATTCTTCCGCAATCACAAGGGCGGATTCCTCGACTACGAATGGAATGGCGAACACAAGATCACCTATACCCGCCATTTCGAACCCTGGGACTGGCATCTTGCCGTCGGCCTGAGCGACGCCCAGATGATTCGGGGGCTGGACAAGGAGATCATCACCAAATGCATCTTCGTCGGAATCGGAGTCATGCTGCTCGGCGTGCTCATCGCGGTTCTTCTGATCCGCAGTATCGCAAGACCCCTGAACCAGCTCGCGGGCAAGAGCCTGCAGGTCGCCGAAGGCGACTACACCATCGCCTTCACCCACCCGGCCAAGGACGCCATCGGACATTTGTCGGACGCGCTGAACACCATGGTCGCCCGCACCAAGGACATGCTCGGGGAAATCAATACCGCCACGCAGTCCCTGGCCACGGCTTCCACGCAGCTGTCGGCCATATCCTCCCAGATGACTGAAGGGTCGGCCCAGACGGCGCACATGGCCACTACGGTCAGCAACGCGGCCGAAGAGGTCAGCGGCAACATGAATTCCGTATCGGCGGCCATGGAGCAGGCCTCCATGAACATGACCACCGTGGCCTCGGCGGCTGAAGAGATGTCCGCCACCATCCAGGAAATCGCCCAGAACTCCGAGCGGGCCAAGAACACCACGACCAACGCCGTGTCCAAGGCAAAGGCCGCCTCGGGCAGGGTCGACGAGCTTGGAGCGGCGGCCAAGGAAATCAGCCTCGTAACCTCGACCATCACCGCCATCTCCTCGCAGACCAACCTGCTGGCACTCAATGCCACCATCGAGGCGGCACGGGCGGGCGAGGCCGGACGCGGGTTTGCCGTCGTCGCCAATGAGATCAAGGAACTCGCGCAGCAGACCGCCAAGGCCACCGAAGACATCCGCGAGCGGATCACCGGCATCCAGTCCGTGACCACCCAGACCGTGGGCGACATCTCCGACATCACCGGGGTCATCGCCGAGATGAACGAAATCGTCGGCACCATCGCCGCGGCAGTGGAGGAGCAATCCGTGACCACCCGCGACATCGCCGAAAACGTCGGTCAGGCGTCCACGGGCATCACCGAGATCAACTCCAATGTGGCCACCAGCTCGTCCATGACCCATTCCATCAGCACCGACATCGAAAAAGTTCGCTCCGCCTCGGATGAGATG
- a CDS encoding HAD family hydrolase, with protein sequence MIELDIPGFGQRALHHLVLDYNGTLAIDGRIQPGVSSRLSQLKHDLLIHILTADTFGTVRATFGQTDFTVHVLPAGGEREAKAEYVRALGVSSCVCMGNGANDASMLMEAGLSVAVLQPEGVAMAALSSAHILVPGIEAGLDLLLHPTRLKATLRA encoded by the coding sequence ATGATTGAACTCGACATCCCCGGATTCGGACAGCGCGCCCTGCACCACCTGGTGCTGGATTACAACGGCACCCTGGCTATCGACGGCCGGATTCAGCCCGGAGTCTCCTCGCGGCTGAGCCAACTCAAGCACGATTTACTGATCCACATCCTGACTGCGGACACTTTCGGCACTGTTCGCGCCACCTTCGGCCAAACCGACTTCACCGTGCACGTCCTCCCGGCCGGAGGCGAGCGCGAGGCCAAGGCCGAATATGTACGCGCGCTCGGAGTCAGTTCCTGCGTCTGCATGGGAAATGGCGCCAACGATGCCTCGATGCTTATGGAGGCGGGACTGTCCGTGGCCGTGCTCCAGCCCGAAGGCGTGGCCATGGCCGCACTCTCCTCGGCCCATATCCTGGTCCCCGGCATTGAAGCCGGCCTTGATCTGCTCTTGCACCCCACACGTCTCAAAGCCACCCTGCGCGCCTGA
- a CDS encoding sensor domain-containing diguanylate cyclase, with amino-acid sequence MPRGQSTLLTELKSLVAAIEVSARANDSVMLKAHLKELVAWARQLILRVPLSSSTLAVENAGLKRRLRASKISFDSMISAYKAILDAFETFRGTVDLVQQTKRLEELPATLDAIRRLRTLHTLHVVLDHDLFEQRIPKGVGRASAAMIRERLKQFSPSPHAPRLFLGEVRHIEKPGFFLGLDEDPPSGSCFIFALGHKYVHSKIIGVVAAYDPNPRRYAPDKATDFLSHFCDILACTLITALEHAQLEELTVRDGLTGVNNRTYLERHAGRILDFAARKKLPVHLLFIDLNGFKAVNDTLGHEAGDAILVAVARALQAMIRKYDILVRLGGDEFVILLPDTDKHMARAFVTRLRQTLASLDVGQVCSLDTDLRISASVGLSRHQPPQSLESLIKAADQNMYEDKTHAKEGPAGDHAAFIPKTAPPPARTAHKYD; translated from the coding sequence ATGCCGCGCGGACAAAGCACCCTCCTGACGGAACTCAAAAGCCTCGTCGCCGCCATCGAAGTCAGCGCACGTGCAAACGACTCGGTCATGCTCAAAGCGCACCTGAAAGAGCTTGTTGCCTGGGCCAGGCAACTCATCCTGCGCGTGCCGCTCTCCTCGTCCACGCTGGCAGTGGAAAACGCCGGCTTGAAGCGCAGGCTGCGCGCGTCAAAAATCAGTTTCGACTCCATGATCTCCGCCTACAAGGCCATCCTGGACGCTTTTGAAACCTTTCGAGGGACCGTCGACCTTGTCCAGCAGACAAAGCGCCTGGAAGAACTCCCCGCGACGCTGGATGCCATCCGCAGGCTGCGCACTCTGCACACCCTGCACGTTGTTCTCGACCATGACCTTTTCGAGCAGCGCATCCCCAAAGGAGTCGGCCGGGCCTCGGCCGCCATGATCCGGGAACGCCTGAAACAATTCTCTCCGAGCCCGCACGCTCCAAGGCTCTTTCTCGGCGAGGTCAGGCATATTGAAAAACCCGGCTTTTTCCTCGGCCTCGATGAGGACCCGCCATCCGGTTCCTGCTTCATCTTTGCCCTCGGACACAAATACGTGCACTCCAAGATCATCGGAGTCGTGGCGGCCTACGATCCCAACCCAAGGCGCTACGCTCCGGACAAGGCCACGGATTTTCTGAGTCATTTCTGCGATATCCTGGCCTGCACCCTGATCACCGCCCTAGAGCACGCCCAGCTTGAGGAACTGACCGTTCGCGACGGCCTGACCGGGGTGAACAACCGCACGTACCTGGAACGCCATGCCGGGCGCATCCTTGATTTCGCGGCGCGCAAGAAGCTCCCGGTGCACCTGCTTTTCATCGACCTGAACGGATTCAAGGCGGTCAACGACACCCTCGGACACGAGGCGGGAGACGCCATTCTGGTGGCGGTGGCCAGAGCCCTCCAGGCCATGATCCGCAAATACGACATCCTGGTGCGCCTTGGCGGCGACGAATTCGTGATCCTGCTCCCGGACACGGACAAGCACATGGCCCGGGCATTCGTGACCCGCCTGCGCCAGACCCTGGCCAGCCTTGACGTTGGGCAGGTCTGCTCCCTGGACACCGATCTGCGGATTTCCGCCTCTGTCGGCTTAAGCCGTCACCAGCCTCCCCAGAGCCTGGAAAGTCTTATCAAGGCCGCCGATCAGAACATGTATGAGGACAAGACTCATGCGAAAGAAGGTCCGGCAGGCGATCATGCTGCCTTTATCCCAAAAACAGCCCCTCCCCCGGCAAGGACCGCGCATAAATATGATTGA
- a CDS encoding NAD(P)/FAD-dependent oxidoreductase: MNKTVIVIGGGPAGLLAAASAASKGTSVTLLERMDRPGRKLRICGKGRGNIGNTAPLDEFLTHFGKNFRFLRPALSHFFTKDTVELLHSLGVPTKEERGGRLFPASDSAQDLVDAFVRNARTKGVTIRTGCRVRGISRREDGFEVAFGSQVLAADRVILTTGGASYPATGSTGDGYELAKSLGHAIVPIAPALIPLITAGDTAAKLQGLSLKNVRVELRVDGKKTGEDMGEMLFTHFGLSGPLILTLSKAAVRAVDQRKKTEILIDLKPALDPAKLDARLLRDLGEHGKMHMENLLRGLMPPKLIPVCLEQTRLAADKAAHQISAEERKRLRLWLKELRFTVSGYRPLREAIVTSGGVELSEVNPKTMQSKVCPGLFLAGEVLDMDADTGGFNLQAALSTGYLAGLSASDAP, encoded by the coding sequence ATGAACAAAACTGTCATCGTCATCGGCGGCGGACCGGCCGGTCTTCTGGCCGCTGCCAGCGCGGCCTCGAAAGGCACCTCGGTCACACTGCTCGAACGCATGGACCGCCCAGGCCGCAAGCTCAGAATCTGCGGCAAGGGTCGTGGCAATATCGGCAATACTGCGCCTCTGGATGAGTTCCTGACTCATTTCGGCAAGAATTTTCGTTTCCTGCGTCCGGCCCTGTCCCATTTTTTCACCAAAGACACGGTCGAACTGCTGCACAGCCTTGGCGTTCCGACCAAAGAAGAACGCGGAGGACGCCTTTTTCCCGCCAGCGACAGCGCCCAGGACCTGGTCGACGCTTTTGTGCGCAACGCCCGGACAAAAGGCGTTACCATCCGCACCGGCTGCCGGGTACGCGGCATCAGCCGCAGGGAAGATGGTTTCGAGGTCGCCTTCGGGTCTCAGGTCCTCGCGGCAGACAGGGTCATCCTGACCACGGGAGGGGCCTCCTATCCTGCGACGGGCTCGACCGGCGACGGTTACGAGCTGGCCAAAAGCCTGGGGCACGCCATCGTGCCCATCGCTCCGGCGCTTATTCCGCTGATCACCGCCGGAGACACCGCCGCGAAGCTGCAGGGGTTGTCGCTCAAGAATGTTCGCGTCGAACTGCGCGTCGATGGCAAAAAGACCGGGGAAGACATGGGTGAGATGCTCTTCACCCATTTCGGGTTGTCCGGCCCCCTTATCCTGACCCTCAGCAAGGCCGCCGTACGGGCTGTGGACCAGCGCAAGAAGACCGAAATCCTGATCGACTTGAAGCCCGCCCTGGACCCCGCCAAGCTCGATGCCCGCCTGCTGCGCGACCTGGGCGAGCATGGCAAGATGCACATGGAGAACCTGCTGCGCGGACTGATGCCGCCCAAACTCATCCCGGTTTGCCTGGAGCAGACCCGTCTGGCCGCAGACAAGGCCGCCCACCAGATCTCGGCCGAGGAGCGCAAGCGTCTGCGGCTGTGGCTCAAGGAGCTGCGTTTCACCGTCAGCGGCTACCGACCCTTGCGTGAGGCAATCGTCACCTCCGGCGGAGTGGAACTGTCCGAGGTCAATCCCAAGACCATGCAATCGAAGGTCTGCCCGGGGCTCTTTCTGGCCGGAGAAGTGCTCGACATGGACGCCGACACGGGCGGCTTCAACCTGCAGGCGGCCCTGTCCACGGGCTACCTGGCAGGACTGAGCGCCTCCGATGCTCCCTGA
- a CDS encoding universal stress protein yields the protein MYKRILVPIDLQESDDRARCMGLERAIELCRLYKAQLYILTVVPDMGMPIVANYFPPDAGDKIVSEAEEMLHDMVGVYIPDDVEANYLVAQGSIYRRILRMAEKINADLVVMPAHRLKLQDYLLGTNTAKVVRHAACSVLVVRYDSEESCAIFDQSGDFEDEE from the coding sequence ATGTACAAACGTATTCTTGTCCCCATTGACTTGCAGGAGTCTGATGACCGCGCCCGTTGCATGGGCCTGGAAAGAGCAATTGAGCTTTGTCGCTTATACAAAGCACAGTTATACATTCTGACAGTTGTTCCGGACATGGGAATGCCGATTGTCGCCAACTATTTCCCACCAGACGCAGGAGACAAGATTGTCAGCGAGGCGGAGGAAATGCTGCACGACATGGTTGGTGTCTATATACCTGATGATGTGGAAGCCAATTATCTTGTTGCGCAGGGCTCGATCTACAGAAGAATTCTACGCATGGCTGAAAAAATAAATGCGGACCTCGTCGTCATGCCCGCACATCGCCTCAAACTGCAGGACTATCTCTTGGGCACGAACACGGCCAAGGTCGTCCGACATGCCGCGTGTTCCGTGCTGGTGGTGCGCTACGACTCCGAGGAGTCCTGCGCCATTTTCGACCAGTCGGGCGACTTCGAAGACGAAGAGTGA
- a CDS encoding TRAP transporter permease, with protein sequence MAEHETPKQDNAAPGQESSASMKQAAEDLVAMVEAGAREPSNFFASGVITFLCLCWSCFQLYLAYQPLDSHIARAWHLGFAVCLAFLAYPAYKQHTPPMWVKWTRKVIPNFARRSIRTYIPYYDMILAALATAGALYIWWDYDQLINRQGLPNTMDIWMGIILIALLLEAARRSLGPALTILGGIFMGYTVFGPYLPEVLRHRGVPLDFIISDMYLTTTGIFGVPLGVSTDFVFLFVLFGALLDRAGGGKYFIDVAFSALGTFRGGPAKAAVLASGLTGLVSGSSIANTVTTGTFTIPLMKKVGFPAYKAAAVEVAASTNGQLMPPVMGAAAFIMAEIIGIPYLDVVRAAFLPAIISYLALFWVVHVESMKMGIKAIPRSQLPPFFKTLVRGCHFIIPLAVLIFFLVIVRRSPVTSALLAIESLTVIMLVQRPIIAFLTMGAHRRAGTLDPAVDTKRFIAAAAWQGLVDIWNGLIMGARNMISVGVATATAGIIVGVVTITGLVGRFITLIDTISMGNVVLMLIFTAITSLILGMGMPTTANYIIMATLTAPVIVQLGADAGLVFPLVAAHLFVFYFGILADDTPPVGLAAYAGAAIARSDPIKTGVQGFAYDLRTAILPFIFLFNTDLLMISGVTSTGDIIWLDDYLHIAWIFFSGTIAMFAFASAIQGWLVKSCSWVERLALLAICATTFRPGAFAPYLPFDRLGMQILGVCVFFLLVAWQMSQKKTKKKKKVTT encoded by the coding sequence ATGGCAGAACACGAAACACCCAAACAAGACAACGCCGCCCCCGGCCAAGAGTCTTCCGCCAGCATGAAACAGGCAGCCGAAGACCTTGTGGCCATGGTCGAAGCAGGCGCGCGGGAACCCTCGAATTTTTTCGCCTCCGGCGTGATCACGTTTTTGTGCCTGTGCTGGTCCTGCTTCCAGCTCTACCTGGCCTACCAGCCCCTGGACTCGCATATCGCCCGGGCCTGGCATCTGGGTTTTGCGGTGTGCCTGGCCTTCCTGGCCTATCCTGCCTACAAGCAGCATACCCCGCCCATGTGGGTAAAATGGACCAGAAAAGTCATCCCCAATTTCGCCAGGCGCTCCATACGTACCTACATTCCCTACTATGACATGATCCTTGCGGCGCTGGCCACGGCCGGTGCGCTGTACATCTGGTGGGATTACGACCAGCTCATCAACCGCCAGGGCCTGCCCAACACCATGGACATCTGGATGGGCATCATCCTGATCGCGCTGCTGCTTGAGGCCGCCAGGCGCTCCCTCGGGCCCGCCCTGACCATCCTTGGCGGCATCTTCATGGGCTACACTGTTTTCGGCCCCTACCTGCCCGAAGTGCTGCGTCATCGCGGCGTGCCGCTCGATTTCATCATCAGCGACATGTATCTGACCACCACCGGCATATTCGGCGTGCCGCTCGGCGTGTCGACGGATTTCGTCTTTCTTTTCGTCCTCTTCGGCGCCCTGCTCGACCGTGCGGGCGGAGGAAAATATTTCATCGACGTGGCCTTCTCGGCGCTGGGCACCTTTCGCGGCGGTCCGGCCAAAGCCGCGGTCCTGGCCTCGGGCCTGACCGGCCTGGTCTCGGGCTCGTCCATCGCCAACACGGTGACCACCGGCACCTTCACCATCCCGCTGATGAAAAAGGTGGGCTTTCCGGCCTACAAGGCCGCGGCCGTAGAAGTGGCGGCCTCCACCAACGGGCAGCTCATGCCTCCGGTCATGGGCGCGGCGGCCTTCATCATGGCCGAAATCATCGGCATCCCCTATCTCGATGTCGTCCGTGCAGCCTTCCTGCCCGCGATCATTTCCTATCTGGCCCTGTTCTGGGTCGTGCACGTCGAATCCATGAAGATGGGCATCAAGGCCATCCCGCGCAGCCAGCTTCCGCCCTTCTTCAAGACCTTGGTGCGGGGCTGTCACTTCATCATCCCGCTGGCGGTACTGATCTTTTTCCTGGTGATCGTGCGTCGCTCACCCGTGACCTCGGCGCTTCTGGCCATCGAGAGCCTGACCGTGATCATGCTGGTGCAGCGTCCGATCATCGCATTTTTGACCATGGGCGCCCATCGCCGCGCCGGTACCCTGGACCCGGCCGTAGACACCAAACGGTTCATCGCCGCCGCTGCCTGGCAGGGCCTCGTCGACATCTGGAACGGCCTGATCATGGGCGCGCGCAACATGATCTCCGTGGGCGTGGCCACTGCCACGGCCGGAATCATCGTCGGCGTGGTGACCATCACCGGCCTTGTCGGCCGTTTCATCACCCTCATCGACACCATCTCCATGGGCAACGTGGTCCTGATGCTCATCTTCACGGCCATAACCAGCCTGATCCTAGGCATGGGCATGCCGACCACGGCCAATTACATCATCATGGCCACCCTGACCGCGCCGGTCATCGTGCAACTCGGGGCCGACGCAGGGCTTGTCTTTCCCCTCGTCGCGGCCCACCTGTTCGTCTTCTATTTCGGCATTCTCGCCGACGACACGCCTCCGGTGGGGCTCGCCGCCTACGCGGGGGCGGCCATCGCGCGCTCCGACCCGATTAAAACCGGTGTGCAGGGTTTCGCCTATGACCTGCGCACCGCGATCCTGCCCTTCATCTTCCTCTTCAACACCGATCTCTTGATGATTTCGGGCGTGACAAGCACAGGAGACATCATCTGGCTGGACGACTACCTGCACATCGCCTGGATCTTCTTTTCCGGAACGATCGCCATGTTCGCATTCGCCTCGGCGATCCAGGGCTGGCTGGTCAAAAGCTGCAGCTGGGTCGAGCGCCTTGCCCTGCTGGCCATTTGCGCCACGACCTTCCGTCCGGGCGCCTTTGCGCCGTACCTGCCCTTCGACCGACTGGGAATGCAGATTCTGGGAGTTTGCGTTTTCTTCCTTTTGGTCGCTTGGCAAATGTCGCAAAAAAAGACTAAGAAAAAGAAAAAAGTCACCACCTAA